AGCGCGGCTTCCCGACGCTCGGCGACGAGGCATTTCCGGGGCATCTCGTCATCAACCAGCGTCTTGCGAAGTTCATGGAGGAGGGCGGCAAGGTCTATGCCTGCCGGTTCGCGGCGCAGGCTCTCTACGGGCAAACGGAGAAGGCGTTCATTCCGGGAATCCGCCCGATCAACCCGCTGGACGTGCTCGACATCGTGCTGCTGCACCAGCGGGCGAATGCCGTGATGATCCATTCCTGGAATCTGTAGGCCGCGGGGGTGTCGCTTCCATGAGCAAGGCCACCATTCGCGCCGCGGCGGTGCAGATCGCCCCGGTGCTCCAGAATCGCGACGGCACCACGGAGAAGATCCTCGACGCCATGTCGAGGGCGGCGGGGCAGGGCGCGCAACTCATTGTCTTTCCGGAGACATTTGTTCCGAGCTACCCGTATTTCTCCTTCGTGCTGCCGGCGGTGCGGATGGGCGCGCCCCATCTCGAGCTTTACGAGCAGGCCGTGGAGGTGCCAGGGCCGGTCACGGAGGCTGTGTCGGCGCAGGCGCGCCGGCTCGGGCTGGTCGTGGTGCTGGGCGTGAACGAGCGCGATCACGGCTCGCTCTTCAACGCGCAGCTTGTCTTCGATGCGGACGGCACGCTCGTGCTCAAGCGCCGAAAGATCACGCCCACGTATCACGAGCGCATGGTCTGGGGACAGGGCGACGGCAGCGGCCTGCGGGCCGTGGAAACGGCGGTGGGGCGCGTGGGCGCGCTGGCATGCTGGGAGCATTACAATCCCCTGGCGCGGTATGCGCTCATGGCCGGGCACGAGGAGATTCATTGCAGCCAGTTTCCCGGGTCCATGGTCGGGCCGATCTTCGCCAGCCAGATGGAGGTGACGATCCGCCATCACGCGCTGGAATCGGGCTGCTTCGTGGTGAACTCCACGGGGTGGCTTACCGACGAGCAGATCGGCGCGATCACGCCGGACCCTTCGCTGCAAAAGGCCCTGCGGGGCGGCTGCCACACGGCGATCGTCTCGCCCGAGGGCGCGCATCTTTGCGAGCCGATCACCGAAGGGGAAGGTATCGCCATTGCCGATCTCGACATGGCGCTCATCACGAAGCGCAAGCGCATGATGGATTCCGTGGGGCATTACGCGCGGCCGGAGCTGCTTTCGCTCGTTGTGGACCGCACGGCCTACGCGCCGGTGAGCGCCGCGCCGGCGGCCGGTGAAATTTTGCCCGGCTTCCCGCCGGCGCAGGGCATCGAAGAACTGGAGGTTTCCAATGGTTGATTTCCCAACAGTGCTGGCCGCGAGGAAGCAGACTCTTCTTTCCGAGCTGCAATCGCGCGGGTTGCGCCTGGAGAGCGGCATCCTGGGCGCGCCCGGGCGGAAAGGCGGTGCCGGCCCGACCGATCACAAGGCGGTAACGGTGCTCGGAACCACGATCATGGCGCCGATTCACACGGACGGCGCGGCGCGGTCGCCGTTCGTCGCGACGGCGCCGGACGCGAAGGGCGTCTCGCGGCTGGAGCAGGACGGAGAGCCGCTCTGCGAGGTGAGTTTTCCGCCCGAGCCGGCGTTCTACGGACTGAGCACGGCGGAAGGCGTGCCGTATTGGCAGATCGCGCAGCTTCACTCCCGTGACACGCTGGCGACCACGGTGCTGCAGACGTGCATTCGCTACGGGAACGCGAGCACGAAGTGCCAGTTCTGCGCGATCGGCGAGTCGCTGCGTGCCGGACGCACGATCGCGCGCAAATCCCCGGCCCAGCTCGCGGAGGTCGCCGCGGCCGCCCAGCGGCTCGACGGCATCCGCAATGTCGTGATGACGACCGGCACGCCGGCCACGGACGATCGCGGCGCGGGCGTGCTCGCCGAGTCTGCGGCGGCGATCAAGGCGGCCACGGGGCTGCCGATCCAGGCCCAATGCGAGCCGCCGGCCGACTTTGCTTGGTTCCAGCGATTGAGCGACGCCGGCGTGGATGCGCTTGGCATGCACCTCGAGGCGTGGGACGAGTCCGTACGCCGGCGGATCATGCCGGGCAAGGCCGAGGTGCCGCGCGCCTTTTACATGGAGGCGTTCGACGCGGCGGTGGAGGTGTTTGGCCGCGGACAGGTGAGCACGTATCTGCTCGCGGGGCTGGGAGATTCCGCCGCGGATCTTCTCGAGGCCGCGAGGGAGTTGATCGCGCGCGGGGTGTATCCCTTCATCGTGCCGTTCGTCCCCGTCACGGGCACGCCGCTGGCGGGTCACCCGCCGCCGAGTCCCGAGTTCATGCGCGCCGTGCTCGCTCCGGTCGGCGAGTGGCTGACCGAAGCAGGCATGACGTCCGACACCGCGAAGGCCGGCTGCACCAAGTGCGCCGCCTGCTCGTCGCTTTCCGCCTTTGAAAATCGCACCGCCTGCGCGGCCTGAACCCGAAAATCACCCACACCATGCCCGAAATTGTTCTGACCATTGAACTCCCCGACGGGAAAGCACTGCCGTGCTACTCGCCGTCCACCATCATCCGCTCGCATTTCCAGGTCGGCGAGACCCTCACCGTCCACGAGTTTGTGCAGCGCAGCCGCGTGGCTTTCGCCGCGGCCTCCGAGCGCGTGCGTGCGCGCTACGGCTTCGCCTGCTCGGCCGCCGCGGGGCAGCTCGCCGAGATCGAGGCGCAATCCTCCCTCTACGCCGGCGACGCCGAGGTGCGCATCCTTTCCATCACCTGAACCCCTGCTTCAACCCACCACCATGACTCCGCGACTTTCCGAGGCGACCCGCCTCGCCCAGCCCGACAACCACTACACCGTCATCATCATCGGCGGAGGCCAGGCCGGCCTCTCGATGAGCTACTGCCTCAAGCAACGCGGCATCGACCATCTCCTCTTCGAGAAGAAGCGGGTCGGCGAGGCGTGGCGCTCCGAGCGCTGGGACACG
This DNA window, taken from Chthoniobacterales bacterium, encodes the following:
- a CDS encoding MSMEG_0572/Sll0783 family nitrogen starvation response protein, which translates into the protein MPTVNIPAYKNGDILVDYEEKVFEDVKANPGEKALVTFHGLAMEGSIGLVNTLNATRLLRKGYETSILLYGPGVTLGFQRGFPTLGDEAFPGHLVINQRLAKFMEEGGKVYACRFAAQALYGQTEKAFIPGIRPINPLDVLDIVLLHQRANAVMIHSWNL
- a CDS encoding Nit6803 family nitrilase is translated as MSKATIRAAAVQIAPVLQNRDGTTEKILDAMSRAAGQGAQLIVFPETFVPSYPYFSFVLPAVRMGAPHLELYEQAVEVPGPVTEAVSAQARRLGLVVVLGVNERDHGSLFNAQLVFDADGTLVLKRRKITPTYHERMVWGQGDGSGLRAVETAVGRVGALACWEHYNPLARYALMAGHEEIHCSQFPGSMVGPIFASQMEVTIRHHALESGCFVVNSTGWLTDEQIGAITPDPSLQKALRGGCHTAIVSPEGAHLCEPITEGEGIAIADLDMALITKRKRMMDSVGHYARPELLSLVVDRTAYAPVSAAPAAGEILPGFPPAQGIEELEVSNG
- a CDS encoding MSMEG_0568 family radical SAM protein, which encodes MVDFPTVLAARKQTLLSELQSRGLRLESGILGAPGRKGGAGPTDHKAVTVLGTTIMAPIHTDGAARSPFVATAPDAKGVSRLEQDGEPLCEVSFPPEPAFYGLSTAEGVPYWQIAQLHSRDTLATTVLQTCIRYGNASTKCQFCAIGESLRAGRTIARKSPAQLAEVAAAAQRLDGIRNVVMTTGTPATDDRGAGVLAESAAAIKAATGLPIQAQCEPPADFAWFQRLSDAGVDALGMHLEAWDESVRRRIMPGKAEVPRAFYMEAFDAAVEVFGRGQVSTYLLAGLGDSAADLLEAARELIARGVYPFIVPFVPVTGTPLAGHPPPSPEFMRAVLAPVGEWLTEAGMTSDTAKAGCTKCAACSSLSAFENRTACAA
- a CDS encoding MSMEG_0570 family nitrogen starvation response protein yields the protein MPEIVLTIELPDGKALPCYSPSTIIRSHFQVGETLTVHEFVQRSRVAFAAASERVRARYGFACSAAAGQLAEIEAQSSLYAGDAEVRILSIT